Genomic window (Kwoniella botswanensis chromosome 1, complete sequence):
TTTGTAATTTAcagcatcttccatcttacTTGTATCGTAGCATAATTGAATTACCATCCATCGTATCCCGTAGTAAGATATCCGTCAGATGTatcatatgtatatcattGTTCCATTCCATTGCGAACGCAAATAACATCGTGCGGTCAAGGACAGGTGATGATTGTATAATTCATATTTtgttccttttctttcttttctaAGAAAAGATGATTCAATTTTGATTTACAAACGAAATAAATGAATAAAATATATAtaagaaaaagaaaaaaacaCCTTTCACCATCCACTAGATCTATCTCCCGTTCTACTTAGCCACCTTAAGAAGTCATATAAGTGGCAGGATCAATAGTCTCAGGTAAAGTAGGAATGGCAACGGTGAATCTCTCTTGAATCTTTTGAAGTACTTCGGAATCACCATCGGAAGATACGAATGTGATGGCTGTGTTTTGGTATCATTTCTCACGTAAGCTCACTGTTCATGTTCAAAACgatctggaagatatgaCCCACCTAAACCCTTGGTACCGAATCGACCTGCTCTACCGACTCGATGGAGGTACGAGTCAGCATCAGCAGGAGCATCATAGTTGATGACAACGTTGACTCGTTCAACATCGATACCTCGACCGAAGATATCCGTAGCTACCAGGATACGTTTCTCGAAAGCTTTGAATTGCTGGAATCGTGAGATACTACAAATATTTCACCGATACATCAGTTTCTGTTCTGTTCTGTTTATTTCTGCTCCATATAGACTGAATAACTCACCGTTCTTGTTGAGGAAGAGCAGAGTGGATACAGATAGAAGGGAAATTACATTCTTGCAATAACGCGTCGAGTTGAGTGGCTCGGGCGACAGATTTGACAAAGATACAGACCTGCGTTGCAATGTCTCCTGTCAGCTAACATGTACCTTCTTGGAAAGCAACCCTTCCAGTTTATCAGCTTACCTGGTTAAACTCGAGGTTATCGAGCAAGTCGTTGAGTTTCCtgttcttctccttctcctcgaGCTTGAGGAAGTATTGCTGAAGACCGTGAAGGGTCAATTTGGTCTCGTCATCGACATAGATTTCCAGAGGCTGACAAAAGACAGGATAAGTACATATCAGCATTCAATGTATGTGAGCAAGaataaagaagaagatcaactcacactTTGCATAAACTTCTTACAAGTGGTTCGGATGTCTTTAGACAGGGTGGCGGAGAACATCATAACTTGTTTGTGGTGGGGAGTAGCTCGGAAGATCTCTTGAACATCTCTTCGCATATCTGTGTAATAAGAGCAAGGATGTAGGTTGATTTCCAGGTCGGGGGAGCGAGGGCATATAATCCGATTTGGGTGTATTACGCCAGTTATAAGGTcgggaaaaggaaaagaaagagtgagtaaaCCCATTGTAAGCATTTATTCTACCGTTCAAATCACGTCCTACTGAAACAGCCTTCGATTGGAAGACAAGCGGAAGCACGCGAAGGGGTAAGATTGTGCTGTTGAAGCATGTGAAGTTCGAGAATGAGGTGATCCCAATATCGTTTCGGAGCCTCGCCTGGTAGGGTCATCGGTGTTCTTGACGGATCGCTCGATCCCCATTCACTTGACCAACATAACAAAACCACCACAATGATCCTCCCTACTATTTCCACCATATGATAACGATCCATCCTAGCAAGATACCTGTGATacaatcttcttccatccGTCTGGTTGTCGGTACCCTGAGGAGGTGACGCAGCCGAAATGCCCCACCTTCATCTCACGGCGAGTAAAGTCGATTGTAATATATATCGTACCGCCCAGGTCGAAATAAgtaaaagagaaagagactAACCAAGTGTTTCTAGCATCTTATCACATTCGTCCAATACGAAGTGTTTGACCTTTGTCGCGTTGAGTTTCTTATCCCTGACCAAAGCCATCGTTCTACCTGGAGTTCCTACGACGATGTGTGGACATTTCTCCTTTGAGGCTAAGATCTCTTGATCGGCAGAAATGGGGGTACCACCGTAAAACACACCGGTTCGGACGTTGGTCATGAACTTGGAGAATCTCGCAAATTCATTTCGAATTTGATAGGCCAATTCTCGAGTGTGACATAAGATCACGATTGATACCTCTCCATCGACAGGTTCGCTATCAAGTGGCAAATTCGTCAGCTGTTATAGCGAAGAGACAAATAAGGGGAATGAACATACATCTGTTGTAAACAAGCGAGTACGAATACGGCGGTCTTACCCATACCGGATTTAGCTTGACATAATACATCAGTACCTAAGATAGCTTGGGGGATACATTCTTGTTGAACTGTGCATCAAACATAAGTCAGTTCGTTGATGTCCACTGTCTGGGAGAAATAAGACGCGTACACACCTTCGGAAGGATGTTCAAAACCGAGATCTGAGATGGCTCGAAGTAATTCAGGTTTTAGAAGGAAATCTCTGTCAAGTGGTACGGATTAGCGCGTCCTTAGATTCGCACTGCATATATCGTTTAACTCACCTGAAACCTGTCGAGTGGATACCGACATAAGAACCTTTCTTATCACCATCTGCTTTATCACCATTGGTAGCGGTTGTAGCAGCTGGGGCGAAGGTCTCCTCGGCGGCCTCATCGTAATCAACGagctcttcttcatcaggtcGAGACATTTTGTATTGATTTAGAGTTGTTTTTGATTAAATTCACTATATTGGAGcatggaaggaagagaggcagagaagagagaagaaagaagtaagCCGATGTTGTTCATTGTTAATTCCGCAAGTGAAAGAAGACATGTCCCTGTCCACGTCGTCTCGTCGcgttgaaagaagatgttgTGGTACCCACGTTGAGAGAGTTGAAGGAAAGCAGCCGATCCAGTATAATTAGCAAAtggagaatgaggaagagatgagtTGGGATGTTGAACGCATCGTAAATAGAAAAGAGACACGCTGGACCATCACATCAGAACGATCAATGGAAGGTTAGAGAGGGCGGCGTTATCCCGTCCTCCATCGGAAATATGCTCAGTGGCAAGTGAGCAATTGGATCGGAAATTTCCCCTAAGAGAATGAGGCCAAGAATTACCTGATTGGGTAAAGAATGGTGGTATACCAGTAGTAAACGAACAGCATCCACCTCTGATTTTAGATTTGGATGGAGCAGAGTCACAAGTCATTTATttacccattcccattcccagCCCGaacatcataatcatatcATTCCGCCCCTGAACTGAACACCGATTGACTATTATCTACGCGTATCATATATCGACATTACTCTTTGagaaaaagatcaaatcaatcacgTAGACGTAAGCTGCCCGATAGCTTAACAGATTAGATAAACAACAAATCAATAAACGACAAAGGATTCGATtgggaaagaagaacaagaggaagaagacacgATCACGGTTGGAGGTCAAGGCGGTGCCCCCATACTATACCACACcataccatcccattctctaCCAGAGCTCTCTTTCCTTTAAACATTTCCCAACTTGGTTCGGCAGATCAATCAaacggaagaagaaaagacaaaaacaaagaatTAGATAAAACAGTTAAGATCAACATTACTTCTAAAACTTTTGCGAAGATGTGAGTCatcgttgattgatcaatcgttTGAGTTCTGAACGTCGGTCGTTCACTTGTGATTTGACTCGTAATATCGCTGAACATGTCTGCCTCAACACAGACACGACTTTATCTTCGGGCCGATATTCCGTTTCAGATATCGAGGGATAATAGATACAGTCAAGTGCAAAGCTATTTTGGTGCTaggtgaagttgaagtgaTCTGgttggattggtgagtgaCAGCTACCTACGAACCCATGCCATCTCCCTCCTCGAATACTGTCAAGACTGATCATGGTACCCCAACCTCTGCTCCTTAATCCTATCCTCATCGTGCACTCATCAACTATACCGTCGACTCATGCGAATATGGCGAcatatcaccttccacctcatGATTTCGCTCGTTCGCCATCCACCCGGTTTCGCGTCAAATACAGACCGGGGAGGTGATTAGCTGCTGGACTTATTTGATATCCTGCCTCTCATGTCTTCCTGATTCGCAAAGGTCAGTCGATCGTTCTGGGCATGTGCCATGTATTCTGACGCCATCACACACCACTTCAGCTCCGATTATGTCTACTCCTAATGCAGGCAATACTGCCTCTCCTGCCTCCAACAACCTCGGCTACCCATTCATCTCGAACCCCAATCCTCAAGCCGGCGGGATGAATTTTCAGCCTCAACAGTACATGTCTAGCATGGACATGTCTACCGCATCTCCTATACCTGGTGCATCCGGCGGCCAGGGTGATCCTGGACCTTCGTCGATggctcaacaacaacaacaaggacAATTCCGACCTCAATTCTCTCAAGGCGGAGTGACACCTCAACAGATGGCGATGCTTCAGCAATTCTCTCAGGCTGCCCAAAGTCAAGGTCCTCAAGGTCAGGCAGGCCAACCTCGCCAGTTCACTCCCCAACAATTGCAGATGGCTATGGCTTCTATGCAAGCGCAGCAAGGTGGAAATGTCAATCCTCAAGCGCTGATGGCAGCGATGAGAGCCAGTCAGCAGGCTCAGCTAGGGCAAATACCCCAACAAGgtcaacagcagcagcagcagcagcaaccGCGACCCCCAAACCAACAGATGAATAACTATGGTAGTGTTCCTCAGCAAAATGTCGGTACACCCGGTCAGCAGAACGTCAACCCGGCTCAAATTGCTTTTCAGCAGCAACAGCGATTACAGCAGATGATGCAAGCTCGTCCGAATTCCGGTTCACCTGTTCGTCCTCATCAGCAACTCAATTCTATGCCTCCTCCGCCGATCCCGAATTcgcaacaacagcagcaacaacaacagcaacaacaacagcaagGTAACTTTGCTTCCCCACAAAACGCTGGCCTTCCTCAACAAATGAACAGCAACCCACAGGGTGGATTTCATCTTACTCAGCAGCAGAGGGATTTTCTGACTAGTCAGCGCAACGCGTTGTTCAACAATCCTCAATTCCTCGCTATGACGCCTCAGCAACAACAGACAGTCATCGTTAGTCAACAACAGCAGCTAATCAGAAACATGACAGCAGGTCAGATGCCACCTATGGGTCAACAGCCGAATCAAGCgcaacagcagcaacctTCACAACAAGCTCAAACACCTACCAATCGACCAACATCAGCTCATGGCATTCCTGGATCTGGTCAAAGTCCGAGCATAGCTCGTCAGCCGACACCTCAGCAGATGGGCACACCTCAAGCCCAGCAAGTACAAACTCCCCAATCGTCTCACGTTCAGACTCCTCAACAGCCCATGTCAAGTCTGCCTCAACATATGGCACCTCCCCGTCCAGCGTCAGCGGCGTCCCAACGAGctccatcacctcatcaagGTATGCAAGGTATGCCCGCATCGCCCGCAATGATGCAGCAGCCAGGTAGTACCCCTCCGCCATCGAGTGCCATGTATCCTTCTAGTGGACAGCAGATGAATGTTCCTTCGCCTACTCCGTCCAACGTCTCTCATCATAGTCAACATCAGACTCCTG
Coding sequences:
- a CDS encoding ATP-dependent RNA helicase SUB2, which translates into the protein MSRPDEEELVDYDEAAEETFAPAATTATNGDKADGDKKGSYVGIHSTGFRDFLLKPELLRAISDLGFEHPSEVQQECIPQAILGTDVLCQAKSGMGKTAVFVLACLQQIEPVDGEVSIVILCHTRELAYQIRNEFARFSKFMTNVRTGVFYGGTPISADQEILASKEKCPHIVVGTPGRTMALVRDKKLNATKVKHFVLDECDKMLETLDMRRDVQEIFRATPHHKQVMMFSATLSKDIRTTCKKFMQSPLEIYVDDETKLTLHGLQQYFLKLEEKEKNRKLNDLLDNLEFNQVCIFVKSVARATQLDALLQECNFPSICIHSALPQQERISRFQQFKAFEKRILVATDIFGRGIDVERVNVVINYDAPADADSYLHRVGRAGRFGTKGLAITFVSSDGDSEVLQKIQERFTVAIPTLPETIDPATYMTS